From one Streptomyces sp. Q6 genomic stretch:
- a CDS encoding alanine racemase: MALTLYVDTARWRAHHKHVLEQFPGLVPVCKGNGYGFGHERLAEEATRLGSDILAVGTTYEAARIKDWFSGDLLVLTPFRRGEEPVPLPDRVIRSVSSVDGVHGLVGARVVIEVMSSMKRHGVSEQDLPQLAHAIQDVRLEGFAIHLPLDRTDGSDAVEEVIGWMDRLRAARLQLHTMFVSHLKADELARLQQQFPQTRFRARIGTRLWLGDHEATEYRGAVLDVTRVAKGDRFGYRQQKAASDGWLVVVAGGTSHGVGLEAPKALHGVMPRAKGVARAGLATVNRNLAPYVWAGKQRWFAEPPHMQVSILFVPSDATEPKVGEELVAHLRHTTTQFDRIVDR; the protein is encoded by the coding sequence ATGGCGCTCACGCTGTACGTCGACACCGCGCGCTGGCGGGCACATCACAAGCACGTGCTCGAGCAGTTTCCGGGGCTCGTCCCCGTCTGCAAGGGCAACGGCTACGGCTTCGGTCACGAGCGGCTCGCGGAGGAGGCCACGCGCCTCGGCTCCGACATCCTCGCCGTCGGGACCACGTACGAAGCCGCCCGGATCAAGGACTGGTTCAGCGGTGATCTGCTGGTCCTGACCCCGTTCCGGCGCGGCGAGGAGCCGGTGCCGCTGCCCGACCGCGTCATCCGTTCGGTCTCCTCCGTGGACGGCGTGCACGGCCTCGTCGGCGCCCGTGTCGTCATCGAGGTCATGTCCTCGATGAAGCGGCACGGCGTGAGCGAGCAGGACCTGCCGCAGCTCGCGCACGCCATCCAGGACGTGCGTCTGGAGGGCTTCGCGATCCACCTGCCGCTCGACCGCACCGACGGCTCGGACGCCGTCGAGGAGGTCATCGGCTGGATGGACCGGCTGCGCGCGGCCCGTCTTCAGCTGCACACGATGTTCGTCAGCCACCTCAAGGCCGACGAACTGGCGCGCCTTCAGCAGCAGTTCCCGCAGACCCGCTTCCGCGCGCGGATCGGTACGCGGCTGTGGCTGGGCGACCACGAGGCGACCGAGTACCGCGGCGCCGTCCTGGACGTCACGCGCGTCGCCAAGGGCGACCGGTTCGGCTACCGGCAGCAGAAGGCGGCCTCCGACGGCTGGCTGGTGGTCGTGGCGGGCGGTACGTCGCACGGTGTGGGCCTGGAGGCCCCGAAGGCGCTGCACGGCGTCATGCCGCGCGCCAAGGGCGTCGCCCGGGCCGGCCTCGCGACGGTGAACCGGAACCTGGCGCCGTACGTCTGGGCGGGCAAGCAGCGCTGGTTCGCCGAGCCGCCGCACATGCAGGTGTCGATCCTCTTCGTGCCGTCGGACGCCACCGAGCCGAAGGTGGGCGAGGAGCTGGTGGCCCATCTGCGGCACACGACCACGCAGTTCGACCGGATCGTGGACCGCTGA
- a CDS encoding PadR family transcriptional regulator: MSRRSGILEFAVLGLLRESPMHGYELRKRLNTSLGVFRAFSYGTLYPCLKTLVANGWLIEEPGTGPADTPAAPLAGRRAKIVYRLTAEGKEHFEDLLSQTGPDAYEDEHFAARFAFFGQTSRDVRMRVLEGRRSRLEERLEKMRLSFARTRERLDDYTLELQRHGMESVEREVRWLNELIESERAGRDQRSSGPDGAARQDTSGETGGLPRHRDSTRPDPSDDTDT, encoded by the coding sequence ATGAGCCGGCGCTCCGGCATCCTTGAGTTCGCCGTACTCGGCCTGCTCCGCGAGTCCCCGATGCACGGCTATGAGCTGCGCAAACGACTCAACACGTCGCTGGGGGTCTTCCGCGCCTTCAGCTACGGGACGCTGTACCCCTGTCTCAAGACGCTGGTCGCCAACGGCTGGTTGATCGAGGAACCGGGCACGGGTCCCGCCGACACTCCTGCCGCTCCACTCGCAGGACGTCGCGCCAAAATCGTCTATCGGTTGACGGCGGAAGGTAAGGAACACTTCGAGGACCTGCTCTCGCAGACCGGCCCCGATGCGTATGAGGACGAGCACTTCGCCGCGCGATTCGCCTTCTTCGGGCAGACGTCGCGCGACGTACGTATGCGCGTCCTCGAGGGCCGTCGCAGCCGGCTGGAGGAGCGTCTGGAGAAGATGCGCCTCTCCTTCGCCCGCACCCGGGAGCGCCTCGACGACTACACGCTCGAGCTTCAGCGACACGGCATGGAGTCCGTGGAGCGCGAAGTGCGCTGGCTGAACGAGCTCATCGAGAGCGAGCGCGCGGGCCGCGACCAACGGAGCTCCGGCCCGGACGGCGCGGCTCGGCAGGACACATCTGGAGAGACGGGCGGCCTGCCCCGGCACCGGGACAGCACCCGGCCGGATCCGTCCGACGACACCGACACGTGA
- a CDS encoding MFS transporter, translating to MAVVRDLRVLLRLRDFRRLLTLRLLSQGADGVYQVALATYVVFSPEKQASPAAIASAMAVLLLPYSLVGPFAGVLLDRWRRRQVFLYGNLLRVLLASATAVLMLTNAPDWLFYASALCVTAVNRFVLSGLSAALPRVVDSDRLVMANSLSPTAGTLAATLGGGLAFGVRIVASDSDAAVVLLGAALYLCAALASLRMDVQLLGPEPELVQARLSTALSGTARDLLSGVRHLASRPAAARALGAMTAMRFCYGALLVMVLMLCRYAWSSTESEGLALLGLAVGISGAGFFVSAVITPTGVGRFGAGGWITLCAGVAAVLELALGLTFAPAPILVAAFVLGLTTQGAKIATDTVIQSSVEDGFRGRIFSVYDVLFNVAFVGAAGVAALMLPPDGRSVPLVILVATLYGAVALAMTRSRRR from the coding sequence ATGGCTGTCGTCCGTGACCTGCGCGTACTGCTGCGCCTGCGCGACTTCAGGCGCCTGCTCACGCTGCGGCTGCTGTCCCAGGGCGCCGACGGCGTCTACCAGGTCGCCCTCGCCACCTACGTCGTCTTCTCCCCGGAGAAGCAGGCCTCGCCCGCCGCGATCGCCTCCGCGATGGCGGTTCTGCTGCTGCCGTACTCACTCGTGGGACCGTTCGCCGGCGTGCTGCTCGACCGCTGGCGCCGCCGCCAGGTCTTCCTCTACGGCAATCTGCTGCGCGTGCTCCTCGCGTCGGCGACGGCCGTCCTGATGCTGACCAACGCGCCGGACTGGCTCTTCTACGCCTCCGCCCTGTGCGTCACCGCGGTCAACCGGTTCGTGCTCTCCGGGCTCTCGGCCGCGTTGCCACGCGTCGTCGACTCCGACCGTCTCGTGATGGCGAACTCCCTCTCCCCGACCGCGGGCACGCTCGCCGCCACACTGGGCGGCGGTCTCGCCTTCGGTGTGCGCATCGTCGCCTCCGACTCGGACGCCGCCGTCGTGCTCCTCGGGGCGGCCCTCTACCTCTGTGCGGCGCTCGCGTCCCTGCGCATGGACGTACAACTCCTCGGACCCGAACCTGAGTTGGTTCAGGCACGCCTGAGCACCGCGCTGTCCGGCACCGCACGGGACCTGCTCTCCGGCGTACGCCACCTCGCCTCCCGCCCGGCCGCGGCGCGCGCTCTGGGGGCCATGACGGCGATGCGGTTCTGCTACGGCGCCCTGCTCGTCATGGTGCTGATGCTGTGCCGGTACGCGTGGTCGTCCACGGAGTCCGAGGGCCTGGCGCTGCTGGGTCTCGCGGTCGGTATCTCAGGCGCGGGCTTCTTCGTCTCGGCCGTCATCACCCCGACGGGGGTGGGGCGCTTCGGCGCCGGCGGCTGGATCACGCTCTGCGCCGGGGTCGCGGCCGTCCTGGAACTCGCCCTGGGCCTGACCTTCGCGCCGGCGCCGATACTGGTGGCCGCGTTCGTCCTGGGCCTCACCACGCAGGGCGCGAAGATCGCCACCGACACGGTCATCCAGTCCTCCGTGGAGGACGGCTTCCGGGGCCGGATCTTCTCCGTCTACGACGTGCTGTTCAACGTCGCCTTCGTCGGCGCGGCCGGAGTGGCCGCGCTGATGCTGCCGCCCGACGGGCGCTCGGTCCCTCTCGTGATCCTGGTCGCGACCCTCTACGGAGCGGTCGCCCTGGCGATGACCCGTTCCCGGCGGCGGTGA
- the femX gene encoding peptidoglycan bridge formation glycyltransferase FemX — protein MSLTLRTISREQHLAYIQSLPSASHMQVPAWADVKAEWRSENMGWFDDKTGEMVGAGLVLYRQLPKIKRYLAYLPEGPVINWYAPNLEEWLRPMLAHLKQQGAFSVKMGPPVIIRRWEAPSIKKGIQDPDVKRLRDIEADFIEPRAFEVADKLRRMGWQQGEDGGAGFGDVQPRYVYQVPLANRSLEEVHKNFNQLWRRNIKKAEKAGVEVVQGGYQDLAEWQRLYEITAVRDHFRPRPLSYFERMWTALNTEDPNRMRLYFARHNGVNLSAATMLVVGGHVWYSYGASDNIGREVRPSNAMQWRMLRDAYALGATVYDLRGISDSLDETDHLFGLIQFKVGTGGQAAEYLGEWDFPLNKLLHKALDIYMSRR, from the coding sequence ATGAGCCTGACCCTGAGGACCATCAGCCGAGAGCAGCATCTGGCATATATCCAGAGCCTGCCGTCGGCGAGCCACATGCAGGTCCCCGCATGGGCGGACGTCAAGGCGGAGTGGCGCTCCGAGAACATGGGCTGGTTCGACGACAAGACCGGCGAGATGGTCGGCGCGGGCCTCGTCCTGTACCGCCAGCTGCCCAAGATCAAGCGGTATCTGGCGTACCTGCCCGAGGGTCCGGTCATCAACTGGTACGCGCCGAACCTCGAAGAGTGGCTGCGTCCGATGCTCGCGCATCTGAAGCAGCAGGGCGCCTTCTCCGTGAAGATGGGCCCGCCGGTGATCATCCGCCGCTGGGAGGCCCCTTCCATCAAGAAGGGCATCCAGGACCCGGATGTGAAGCGCCTGCGCGACATCGAGGCGGACTTCATCGAGCCGCGTGCCTTCGAGGTGGCGGACAAGCTGCGCCGCATGGGCTGGCAGCAGGGCGAGGACGGCGGCGCCGGCTTCGGCGACGTGCAGCCCCGCTACGTCTACCAGGTGCCGCTCGCGAACCGCTCCCTGGAAGAGGTCCACAAGAACTTCAACCAGCTGTGGCGCCGCAACATCAAGAAGGCCGAGAAGGCCGGTGTCGAGGTCGTCCAGGGCGGTTACCAGGACCTCGCCGAGTGGCAGCGCCTGTACGAGATCACGGCGGTGCGCGACCACTTCCGGCCGCGTCCGCTCTCGTACTTCGAGCGCATGTGGACGGCCCTCAACACCGAGGACCCCAACCGCATGCGGCTCTACTTCGCGCGCCACAACGGCGTGAACCTGTCGGCCGCGACGATGCTCGTCGTCGGCGGTCACGTCTGGTACTCCTACGGTGCCTCCGACAACATCGGCCGTGAGGTCCGCCCCTCGAACGCGATGCAGTGGCGGATGCTGCGCGACGCGTACGCGCTGGGTGCCACCGTCTACGACCTGCGCGGCATCTCCGACTCGCTGGACGAGACGGACCACCTCTTCGGCCTGATCCAGTTCAAGGTCGGCACGGGCGGCCAGGCCGCCGAGTACCTCGGCGAGTGGGACTTCCCGCTCAACAAGCTGCTGCACAAGGCGCTCGACATCTACATGTCGCGGCGCTGA
- a CDS encoding transglycosylase domain-containing protein, whose protein sequence is MSEHRRKPPQPQGGGRAAARRGASGAPSGRRAAPRGSTGSPSDSYGAPSSSGSYGNAGEESQWGGRAEARRSAQRSTGSRRRAPDGGGRGGAGGGGGRRGGGGPGGPNGPGRGRGRPEKKRFIDYPRSGKYGLARFVPSWKQVVGTCFGFMLLGIGAFGIGLLIVSVPVEAEAAQAQSNVFYWDDGTQMAATGGQQNRQIVDLADIPKSMRRAIISAENASFYDDSGVDPMGIARAMFNMAKGGETQGGSTITQQYVKNAMLDDQSQSISRKAKELFISVKVGATVDKDDILQGYLNTAYFGRNAYGIQAAANAYFGVEAKKLTEEQSIFLASVLKGPNLYNPDGGIGQNATQQLNTERAKGRWKWIADREVEVGNMTQAKRDSLKGFPKIKKQKSALSGQTGYLVDIAKDYVTKKSKISPEDLEKGGYKVYTTFNKKKVGELEKAVKATEKSFLDPKHRSKDKYVQFGAGSVEPDTGKIVALYGGAGYDKDHYTNNANTAGVPVGSTWKPIVLASAMEYGTYKSDGDGISPLSRYNGNDLAIIKDRNGDPIRAADGTPFRQKNEGTKAWGNVTLRKAMEQSINTPFVQLGIDVGLDKTREMAKKMGILESSFDQGNLRNASFSLGTSTPSAIRMADAYGSFATSGQHTDPYSVTKVVDKAGTELSGFDEPKPTRAMDASVADNVTDVLQNVVKNGTGKKVADIGFPVAGKTGTTDKNKSAWFVGYTPELSTAVTLFRTDPRSNGKELLSMNGTGGVESIHGGDIPAQIWKDYMAAALKGVDHGDFPEPEKIGTIVGNTPSPTPTPSATPTPTETESATPSPSKTPPGHASPTPSETCNQWDWNCNNDGGATGGTDTGGTTDGGVTSSPSASTTDGSGNSRGNGNGGLFGGTG, encoded by the coding sequence ATGAGCGAGCACCGTCGCAAGCCGCCGCAGCCGCAGGGCGGCGGGCGCGCCGCGGCCCGTCGCGGAGCGTCCGGAGCACCGTCGGGCCGCCGCGCGGCCCCGCGCGGCAGCACCGGATCGCCGTCCGATTCCTACGGCGCCCCGAGTTCATCGGGCTCGTACGGCAATGCGGGCGAGGAGAGTCAGTGGGGTGGCCGGGCGGAAGCGCGCCGGTCGGCCCAGCGCAGCACTGGAAGCAGACGTCGGGCTCCCGACGGCGGCGGGCGCGGTGGCGCCGGTGGTGGCGGCGGCCGTCGTGGCGGTGGCGGTCCCGGTGGACCGAACGGTCCCGGCCGCGGCAGAGGCCGCCCGGAGAAGAAGAGGTTTATCGACTATCCCCGCTCCGGCAAGTACGGGCTGGCCCGTTTCGTGCCGTCGTGGAAGCAGGTCGTCGGTACGTGCTTCGGCTTCATGCTCCTGGGGATAGGAGCGTTCGGCATCGGCCTGCTGATCGTGTCGGTACCGGTCGAGGCGGAGGCCGCCCAGGCCCAGTCGAACGTCTTCTACTGGGACGACGGCACGCAGATGGCCGCTACGGGCGGGCAGCAGAACCGTCAGATCGTGGACCTCGCGGACATTCCGAAGTCCATGCGGAGGGCGATCATCTCGGCGGAGAACGCCTCGTTCTACGACGACTCGGGCGTCGACCCGATGGGCATCGCGCGTGCCATGTTCAACATGGCCAAGGGCGGTGAGACCCAGGGCGGCTCGACCATCACCCAGCAGTACGTGAAGAACGCGATGCTGGACGACCAGTCCCAGTCGATCTCCCGTAAGGCCAAGGAACTCTTCATCTCGGTGAAGGTGGGCGCCACGGTCGACAAGGACGACATCCTCCAGGGCTACCTCAACACCGCGTACTTCGGGCGCAACGCGTACGGCATCCAGGCCGCCGCGAACGCCTACTTCGGCGTCGAGGCCAAGAAGCTCACCGAGGAGCAGAGCATCTTCCTGGCGTCGGTGCTCAAGGGCCCGAACCTCTACAACCCCGACGGCGGCATCGGCCAGAACGCGACGCAGCAGCTCAACACGGAGCGCGCCAAGGGACGCTGGAAGTGGATCGCCGACCGTGAGGTCGAGGTCGGCAACATGACCCAGGCCAAGCGCGACAGCCTCAAGGGCTTCCCGAAGATCAAGAAGCAGAAGTCCGCGCTCTCCGGGCAGACGGGTTACCTGGTGGACATCGCCAAGGACTACGTCACGAAGAAGAGCAAGATCTCGCCCGAGGACCTCGAAAAGGGCGGCTACAAGGTCTACACGACCTTCAACAAGAAGAAGGTCGGAGAGCTCGAGAAGGCGGTCAAGGCCACCGAGAAGAGCTTCCTGGACCCGAAGCACCGGTCCAAGGACAAGTACGTCCAGTTCGGTGCCGGTTCCGTGGAGCCGGACACCGGCAAGATCGTCGCGCTGTACGGCGGCGCTGGCTACGACAAGGACCACTACACGAACAACGCGAACACCGCGGGTGTCCCGGTCGGTTCGACGTGGAAGCCGATCGTCCTCGCCTCGGCGATGGAGTACGGGACCTACAAGTCGGACGGTGACGGGATCTCGCCCCTGAGCCGGTACAACGGCAACGACCTCGCCATCATCAAGGACCGCAACGGCGACCCCATCCGCGCCGCCGACGGCACCCCGTTCCGGCAGAAGAACGAGGGCACGAAGGCCTGGGGCAACGTCACGCTCCGCAAGGCGATGGAACAGTCGATCAACACGCCGTTCGTGCAGCTCGGCATCGACGTCGGCCTCGACAAGACGCGCGAGATGGCCAAGAAGATGGGCATCCTCGAGTCGAGCTTCGACCAGGGGAACCTGCGGAACGCCTCGTTCTCGCTGGGTACGTCCACGCCGAGCGCCATCCGCATGGCCGACGCGTACGGGTCGTTCGCCACGTCGGGGCAGCACACCGATCCGTACTCCGTGACCAAGGTGGTCGACAAGGCGGGCACCGAGCTCTCCGGATTCGACGAGCCCAAGCCGACCCGCGCCATGGATGCGTCGGTGGCGGACAACGTCACCGACGTGCTCCAGAACGTGGTGAAGAACGGTACGGGCAAGAAGGTCGCCGACATCGGCTTCCCCGTCGCCGGCAAGACCGGTACCACGGACAAGAACAAGTCCGCCTGGTTCGTCGGCTACACGCCCGAACTCTCCACCGCTGTCACGCTGTTCCGCACCGACCCCCGGTCGAACGGCAAGGAGCTCCTGTCCATGAACGGCACCGGTGGTGTCGAGTCCATCCACGGTGGTGACATCCCGGCGCAGATCTGGAAGGACTACATGGCGGCCGCGCTCAAGGGCGTGGACCACGGCGACTTCCCCGAGCCGGAGAAGATCGGCACGATCGTCGGCAACACCCCGTCCCCGACGCCCACGCCGTCCGCCACGCCGACCCCGACGGAGACCGAGTCGGCGACCCCGTCCCCCAGCAAGACCCCGCCGGGCCACGCGTCCCCGACGCCCAGCGAGACGTGCAACCAGTGGGACTGGAACTGCAACAACGACGGAGGAGCCACCGGTGGTACCGACACCGGAGGGACCACCGACGGCGGAGTGACATCGTCGCCGTCGGCGAGCACCACCGACGGCTCAGGCAACTCCAGAGGGAACGGCAACGGAGGTCTCTTCGGAGGCACCGGCTAG
- a CDS encoding glycosyltransferase family 87 protein → MCGMPSAETTHANPQQPELVRPTREDEVAAAGSEFIGGPVGRRALLGRSWWTPVRVIALVMLGMFALGMVQKFPCYDGAWFYGASSQYTHACYSDIPHLYQGRGFADGLVPYFDKLSGDMDYLEYPVLTGVFMEVAAWLTPGSGTIQHQEQVYWMVNAGMLMICAVIIAVCVTRTHRRRPWDGLLVALAPAFALTATINWDLFAVALTAAAMLMWSRGRALAFGVLLGLATAAKLYPVLLLGPLFVLCWRAGKWRAFGTAMLGAAVSWLVVNLPVMLLAPEGWSKFYTFSQERGVDFGSFWLIISQHMDTPLDTDVVNTLATALMVLSCLGVAALTLTAPRRPRFAQLAFLVVAAFILTNKVYSPQYVLWLIPLAALARPKWRDFLIWQACEVAYFLGIWLYLAYTTSGDKHQGLPTDGYQLAIAVHLAGTLYLCAVIVRDIWLPERDVVRRSGDDDPSGGVLDGAQDRFVVGHAALAPWHLEQGQEHDGRPPTVDWGKAPEQPYEQPYGQPHGRAPRDAEPDSDDTNPYRSP, encoded by the coding sequence ATGTGCGGCATGCCCAGTGCAGAGACGACGCATGCGAACCCACAGCAGCCGGAGCTGGTGAGACCGACCAGGGAAGACGAGGTCGCGGCGGCCGGCAGCGAGTTCATCGGCGGACCCGTAGGGCGGCGGGCGCTGCTGGGCCGGTCCTGGTGGACCCCCGTACGCGTCATCGCGCTCGTCATGCTCGGCATGTTCGCCCTCGGCATGGTGCAGAAGTTCCCCTGCTACGACGGTGCCTGGTTCTACGGGGCGAGCTCGCAGTACACCCACGCCTGCTACTCGGACATCCCGCATCTCTACCAGGGACGCGGTTTCGCCGACGGGCTCGTGCCGTACTTCGACAAGCTGTCCGGCGACATGGACTACCTCGAATACCCGGTCCTCACCGGTGTGTTCATGGAAGTCGCCGCCTGGCTGACACCCGGCAGCGGCACCATCCAGCACCAGGAACAGGTGTACTGGATGGTCAACGCAGGGATGCTGATGATCTGCGCCGTGATCATCGCGGTCTGCGTCACCCGCACCCATCGCAGGCGCCCCTGGGACGGCCTCCTGGTGGCCCTCGCGCCCGCGTTCGCGCTGACCGCCACCATCAACTGGGACCTGTTCGCCGTGGCCCTCACAGCGGCCGCCATGCTGATGTGGTCGCGCGGACGCGCCCTCGCCTTCGGCGTGCTGCTCGGTCTCGCGACGGCGGCCAAGCTCTATCCCGTACTGCTGCTCGGCCCGCTGTTCGTGCTGTGCTGGCGGGCCGGGAAGTGGCGGGCATTCGGCACCGCGATGCTCGGCGCGGCCGTCTCGTGGCTGGTCGTGAACCTGCCGGTGATGCTCCTCGCGCCCGAGGGCTGGTCGAAGTTCTACACGTTCAGCCAGGAACGCGGCGTCGACTTCGGCTCGTTCTGGCTGATCATCTCGCAGCACATGGACACGCCGCTCGACACCGATGTGGTCAACACCCTGGCCACGGCCCTCATGGTGCTGTCCTGCCTCGGCGTCGCCGCCCTGACGCTGACCGCGCCGCGCCGTCCGCGTTTCGCGCAGCTCGCGTTCCTGGTGGTCGCCGCCTTCATCCTCACCAACAAGGTCTACTCGCCGCAGTACGTCCTGTGGCTGATCCCGCTCGCCGCCCTGGCGCGGCCGAAGTGGCGGGACTTCCTGATCTGGCAGGCGTGCGAGGTCGCGTACTTCCTGGGGATCTGGCTGTACCTCGCGTACACGACCAGCGGCGACAAGCACCAGGGCCTGCCGACCGACGGCTACCAACTGGCCATCGCCGTCCACCTCGCGGGGACGCTGTACCTGTGCGCCGTCATCGTGCGCGACATCTGGCTGCCCGAGCGCGACGTCGTACGGCGCTCGGGGGACGACGATCCGTCGGGCGGCGTCCTGGACGGTGCGCAGGACCGCTTCGTCGTCGGGCATGCCGCCCTCGCGCCGTGGCACCTCGAACAGGGCCAGGAACACGACGGCCGGCCGCCCACGGTGGACTGGGGCAAGGCGCCCGAGCAGCCGTACGAGCAGCCTTATGGGCAGCCCCACGGCCGGGCGCCGCGCGACGCCGAGCCCGATTCCGACGACACCAATCCCTACCGTTCACCCTGA
- a CDS encoding CCA tRNA nucleotidyltransferase yields the protein MPNANEDNPSALSQVQRLAVSELLRVSPVADDLARRFQEAGFSLALVGGSVRDALLGRLGNDLDFTTDARPEDVLKIVRPWADALWEVGIAFGTVGCQKDGYQIEVTTYRSEAYDRTSRKPEVSYGDSIEEDLVRRDFTVNAMAVALPAKDFIDPYGGIGDLSERVLRTPGTPEDSFSDDPLRMMRAARFAAQLDFEVAPDVVAAMKEMAGRIEIVSAERVRDELNKLILSAHPRKGLSLLVDTGIADYVLPELPALRLERDEHHRHKDVYDHTLIVLEQAMALETDGPDLTLRLAALLHDIGKPRTRRFEKDGRVSFHHHEVVGAKMTKKRMTALKYSNELVKDVSRLVELHLRFHGYGTGEWTDSAVRRYVRDAGPLLGRLHKLTRSDCTTRNKRKANTLSRAYDGLEERIERLQEQEELDSIRPDLDGNQIMEILDVRPGPVIGQAYKFLLELRLENGPMEHDAAVAALKEWWAESSQG from the coding sequence GTGCCGAACGCCAATGAAGACAACCCCAGTGCCCTGAGCCAGGTGCAGCGTCTCGCGGTCAGCGAGCTGCTGCGGGTCTCGCCTGTCGCAGACGACCTCGCCCGCCGCTTCCAGGAGGCCGGGTTCTCTCTCGCCCTGGTCGGCGGTTCGGTCCGGGACGCACTGCTCGGGCGGCTCGGCAACGACCTGGACTTCACGACCGACGCCCGCCCCGAGGACGTTCTGAAAATCGTCCGCCCGTGGGCCGACGCGCTGTGGGAGGTCGGGATCGCGTTCGGCACCGTCGGCTGCCAGAAGGACGGGTACCAGATCGAGGTCACGACCTACCGGTCGGAGGCGTACGACAGGACCTCGCGCAAGCCCGAGGTCTCGTACGGCGATTCGATCGAGGAGGACCTCGTCCGCCGTGACTTCACGGTCAACGCGATGGCCGTGGCGCTTCCGGCGAAGGACTTCATCGATCCGTACGGCGGCATCGGGGACCTGTCCGAGCGTGTGCTGCGTACACCGGGCACGCCGGAGGACTCGTTCTCGGACGACCCGCTGCGGATGATGCGGGCCGCCCGCTTCGCCGCTCAGCTCGACTTCGAGGTGGCACCCGACGTCGTCGCCGCGATGAAGGAGATGGCCGGGCGGATCGAGATCGTCTCGGCGGAGCGCGTCCGGGACGAGCTGAACAAGCTGATCCTCTCCGCTCACCCGCGCAAGGGCCTGTCCCTGCTCGTCGACACCGGCATCGCCGACTACGTCCTGCCCGAGCTGCCCGCCCTGCGCCTCGAGCGGGACGAGCACCACCGCCACAAGGACGTCTACGACCACACGCTGATCGTCCTCGAACAGGCGATGGCGCTGGAGACCGACGGCCCCGACCTGACCCTGCGTCTCGCGGCGCTGCTGCACGACATCGGCAAGCCGCGCACCCGCCGGTTCGAGAAGGACGGCCGGGTCTCCTTCCACCACCACGAGGTGGTCGGCGCCAAGATGACGAAGAAGCGCATGACCGCGCTCAAGTACTCGAACGAGCTCGTGAAGGACGTCTCCCGTCTCGTCGAGCTGCACCTGCGCTTCCACGGGTACGGCACCGGTGAGTGGACGGACTCCGCCGTGCGTCGCTATGTCCGGGACGCCGGTCCCCTGCTGGGCCGGCTGCACAAGCTGACCCGTTCCGACTGCACGACCCGCAACAAGCGCAAGGCCAACACCTTGTCGCGCGCCTACGACGGCCTGGAAGAGCGGATCGAGCGGCTTCAGGAGCAGGAGGAGCTGGACTCGATCCGCCCGGACCTCGACGGCAACCAGATCATGGAGATCCTGGATGTCAGGCCGGGCCCGGTGATCGGGCAGGCCTACAAGTTCCTGCTGGAACTGCGTCTGGAGAACGGGCCGATGGAGCACGACGCGGCCGTGGCGGCGCTCAAGGAGTGGTGGGCCGAGAGCTCGCAGGGCTGA
- a CDS encoding inositol-3-phosphate synthase codes for MGSVRVAIVGVGNCAASLVQGVEFYKDADPETKVPGLMHVQFGDYHVGDVEFVAAFDVDAKKVGLDLADAIGASENNTIKICDVPNTGVQVQRGHTLDGLGKYYRETIEESSEAPVDVVQILKDKQVDVLVCYLPVGSEDAAKFYAQCAIDAKVAFVNALPVFIAGTKEWADKFTEAGVPIVGDDIKSQVGATITHRVMAKLFEDRGVRLERTMQLNVGGNMDFKNMLERDRLESKKISKTQAVTSQIRDRELGDKNVHIGPSDYVAWLDDRKWAYVRLEGRAFGEVPLNLEYKLEVWDSPNSAGVIIDAVRAAKIAKDRGIGGPILSASSYFMKSPPVQYFDDEAYENVEKFIKGEVER; via the coding sequence ATGGGTTCGGTTCGCGTAGCCATCGTCGGCGTGGGCAACTGCGCCGCCTCGCTGGTTCAGGGCGTCGAGTTCTACAAGGACGCTGACCCGGAGACCAAGGTCCCCGGCCTCATGCACGTCCAGTTCGGCGACTACCACGTCGGCGACGTCGAGTTCGTCGCCGCGTTCGACGTCGACGCGAAGAAGGTCGGCCTCGACCTCGCGGACGCCATCGGCGCCTCCGAGAACAACACGATCAAGATCTGCGACGTCCCGAACACGGGTGTCCAGGTCCAGCGTGGCCACACCCTCGACGGTCTGGGCAAGTACTACCGCGAGACGATCGAGGAGTCCTCCGAGGCCCCGGTCGACGTCGTCCAGATCCTCAAGGACAAGCAGGTCGACGTTCTCGTCTGCTACCTGCCCGTGGGCTCCGAGGACGCGGCGAAGTTCTACGCGCAGTGCGCCATCGACGCCAAGGTCGCGTTCGTCAACGCTCTGCCGGTCTTCATCGCCGGTACCAAGGAGTGGGCGGACAAGTTCACCGAGGCGGGCGTCCCGATCGTCGGCGACGACATCAAGTCGCAGGTCGGCGCGACCATCACGCACCGCGTGATGGCGAAGCTGTTCGAGGACCGCGGTGTCCGTCTTGAGCGCACCATGCAGCTCAACGTGGGCGGCAACATGGACTTCAAGAACATGCTCGAGCGTGACCGCCTCGAGTCGAAGAAGATCTCGAAGACGCAGGCCGTCACCTCGCAGATCCGCGACCGCGAGCTGGGCGACAAGAACGTCCACATCGGCCCGTCCGACTACGTCGCGTGGCTCGACGACCGCAAGTGGGCCTACGTCCGCCTCGAGGGCCGTGCCTTCGGCGAGGTCCCGCTGAACCTCGAGTACAAGCTCGAGGTCTGGGACTCCCCGAACTCGGCGGGTGTCATCATCGACGCCGTGCGCGCCGCGAAGATCGCCAAGGACCGCGGTATCGGCGGCCCGATCCTCTCCGCGTCCTCGTACTTCATGAAGTCCCCGCCGGTGCAGTACTTCGACGACGAGGCCTACGAGAACGTCGAGAAGTTCATCAAGGGCGAGGTCGAGCGCTGA